GAGCCAGACCGCAGGCACATTCTCCTGGCAGGAAACGGGTTAAATCATGGGTGCGGTAGCGAATCAGCGGAGCACCTTCCTTCTTTAAGGTCGTGATCACCAGTTCCCCAATTTCGCCTTCCGGTACCTGCTGGCCGGTATGCGGGTCGATAATCTCAAAGTACAGATAATCATCCCAATAATGCATGCCGCATTCGTAATCGCAGCTCATCGCAATGCCCGGTCCGTAAATCTCAGTCAAGCCATAGATATCGTATAATTGAACGCCCAGTTCACCGGCGATGCGTCGGCGCATTTTTTCGCCCCAGCGTTCCGAACCGATGACACCTTTGCGCAGGTGGATTTTGTCCTTGACTCCCCTTTTGGAGATCTCTTCAGCCAGGAGCAAGGCATAGGATGAAGTCGCGCACAAAACGGTACTTTTTAAATCAATCATCATTTGAATTTGTTTATCGGTATTGCCAGGGCCCATCGGAATAACCATGGCCCCTAAAAGCTCAGCTCCGTTCTGAAAGCCGATGCCTGCTGTCCATAAGCCGTAGCCCGGCGTAATATGGACCCGGTCCAGGTTGGTCAAACCGGCTGTTTCATAGCAGCGTTTAAACATGATGGCCCAGTCTTCGACATCCTGCCTTGTATACGGAATAATGACCGGGGTGCCGGTGGTTCCGGAAGAGGAATGAATCCGGACAATCTCACTGTCGGGAACAGCCTGCAGGCCAAGTGGATAAGCTTCTCTCAGATCATCTTTATTGGTAAACGGTAGTTTTTCAAAATCTTCCTGGCTTTGCATGCTCTGAAGTAGTTCGTACCCTGCAAATTTCTTGCTGTAAAAACCGTCGAGACTGCAGAGTTTGGTCAGATTTTTTCTAATCGCTGCAAACTGGGTTTCATTCATCCGTTTCATACACAAATATTCCCCTCTTCTATGTTTTGGGCACCGGCCCGAAGGGCCTGAATGTTCATGTCCAGCAGTTTAGCCGGCAATACGCTTTCCAGAGCAGTTTCCATGTCCGTAAGTGTAAAGCCAAGTACACCGCTGCCTGCTGCTGCACCGAGTAAGGCAGTGTTTAAGACTTTTGGTGAGCCGCAGACAGAACAGACTGCATCGCTATCCACAATATAGAACCGGCTGACACTGTTTTGCAGATAGTCCAGCATCGTCTTCCCCTCATAACCTTCAGCCGAGAGTGAAGCTGTGACCGGTTTAATCGCTTTTTGACTGACAATGACGGTCCCTTGCGGCTTTAAAAAAGGAAGCGCCCGTACAGCTTCCGCGGGTTCAAAGCCTAGCACCAGATCAGCTGTCTTCAATGCTACCAGCGGAGCGTGAATATTTTCACCGATCCTTACATGGCTGACGACGCAGCCACCCCGCTGGGCCATGCCGATCGTCTCCGCTGTACGAACTTTTAAGCCTTTTTGCATCGCGGATTGGGCAATAACTTTGGAAGCCAGGACAATTCCCTGACCGCCTACCCCAGCTAAGATAATATTCATACCGGCTCACCTCCTATCGCAGCAAAAGAACAGACTTGTGTACAGAGTGAGCAACCGTAGCATAAAGCCGAATCAATTTCAGCCTTATCTACTTTCCAGGTAATGGCCGGACAGCCCAATTCTTTGATACAGCGCTTGCAGCCGCTGCAT
This genomic stretch from Dehalobacter restrictus DSM 9455 harbors:
- a CDS encoding phenylacetate--CoA ligase family protein, which encodes MKRMNETQFAAIRKNLTKLCSLDGFYSKKFAGYELLQSMQSQEDFEKLPFTNKDDLREAYPLGLQAVPDSEIVRIHSSSGTTGTPVIIPYTRQDVEDWAIMFKRCYETAGLTNLDRVHITPGYGLWTAGIGFQNGAELLGAMVIPMGPGNTDKQIQMMIDLKSTVLCATSSYALLLAEEISKRGVKDKIHLRKGVIGSERWGEKMRRRIAGELGVQLYDIYGLTEIYGPGIAMSCDYECGMHYWDDYLYFEIIDPHTGQQVPEGEIGELVITTLKKEGAPLIRYRTHDLTRFLPGECACGLAHPRIDTIIGRTDDMVKVKGVNIFPGQIDELLREVEGASSEYQVMIDHLSGKDIMTLFFETENNADKKQLEQDVKQHCKAKIGISVVPKAVAIGELPRSEKKSTRIFDNRY
- a CDS encoding indolepyruvate oxidoreductase subunit beta gives rise to the protein MNIILAGVGGQGIVLASKVIAQSAMQKGLKVRTAETIGMAQRGGCVVSHVRIGENIHAPLVALKTADLVLGFEPAEAVRALPFLKPQGTVIVSQKAIKPVTASLSAEGYEGKTMLDYLQNSVSRFYIVDSDAVCSVCGSPKVLNTALLGAAAGSGVLGFTLTDMETALESVLPAKLLDMNIQALRAGAQNIEEGNICV